One Pelobates fuscus isolate aPelFus1 chromosome 8, aPelFus1.pri, whole genome shotgun sequence genomic window carries:
- the SREBF1 gene encoding sterol regulatory element-binding protein 1 isoform X2 → MNIHEEIPGSLLLCHSRWQIGEGASKRSWTDVGSDMLQLIHGQENDFAGLFDSPFGTVNAPTQNVSLSLNTLEGLLAAPTEGTPIKMYPLSTSSFPGPQTQSHSQDNFGQQLKPATQNCVKDEPMQICTTPQTKIQPSSPQLQNGMFGKTSVTQAQTPFNTQPVVSGFPEQVTYTAVQNISSLQCGTGQPMQTTIGQTFQSMAGQPLQSIPGQQLQNVTTQSLQNINAQPVQSIVTHAQTAQRVSTPSTPHIQQPLTLHTQNISPQQFLTTTSATVSPHIQQVPVLIQPHFIKADSLLLTAVKADGSVMPTIKTSGMTSLTTNTTMQTAALVSGGTILTTMPLMMDPDKLPINRLTASGKMAMVNGKGEKRTAHNAIEKRYRSSINDKIIELKDLVMGTEAKLNKSAILKKAIDYIRFLQQNNVKLKQENLLLKMAAQKNSSLKDLVAGSTIVMDGVNADTMDVLTPPPSDVGSPSHSGSPISQCNSDSEPDSPFCEEAKVQVKQELPSPQSTGMLDRSRMALCAFVFLCLSFNPLSFLMGGSRGPEMAESSSFHGSGRSMLGTGYPEPSFWSSWLVPSTLLWPINFAIVLGVFIRLFIYGEPVTRLHSESSVLFWRHRKQADVDLSRGDFAQASLHLWTALKALGRPLPTSNFDLSCSLMWSLIRYVLQRLWVGRWLAERAGGFRRDHQLKDDVRKSCREAALVYHRLHQLHMTGKHAGGHLAAINMALSAVNLADCAGNTISVATLAEIYVGAALRVKASLHRRFHFLARFFLCSARQVCLAQSVTIPPAMQWLCHPLGHRFFVDGDWSVRNSPRDTIYSTAGSTVDPLAQVTQAFREHLLEKALYCVAEPEQSKPLAEGEREFSDALEYLQLLNGCSDAAGVPNHTFSISSTMTTFTGTDPVAKWWASVIIVAINWLQGDDEGAQRLYPVVEYMPKALHMQENPLPKAALYAFKAVRTLLGKQDSSQVSLGQCEKASGYLRESLNSSPSSSGTIDKAVQLLICDILLVTRTNIWQQQQQQSSPAQQSSGVHPASPHELRGFQLDLSSMRRLAQLFRPAMRRVFLHEATARLMAGASPTRTHQLLDRSLRRRVAPSSKEGTREMSPTAREHAEALLLACRYLPPSFLSAPGQRVGMLAEAARTLEKLGDKRTLQDCQQFILALGSGTTVTSS, encoded by the exons GTCACTCCAGATGGCAGATAGGAGAGGGAGCTTCTAAAAGGAGCTGGACTGATGTTGGGTCTG ATATGCTCCAGCTGATTCACGGACAGGAAAATGACTTCGCTGGCCTGTTTGACTCGCCTTTTGGCACTGTTAATGCCCCCACGCAGAATGTCTCCCTATCGCTCAATACCCTGGAGGGTTTACTGGCCGCCCCTACGGAGGGTACACCTATAAAGATGTACCCCCTTTCTACGTCCAGCTTCCCAGGGCCTCAAACTCAGTCTCACTCTCAGGATAACTTCGGACAGCAGCTAAAACCTGCAACGCAGAACTGTGTGAAGGATGAGCCCATGCAGATCTGTACCACTCCGCAGACTAAGATCCAGCCGAGTTCACCCCaattgcagaatggaatgtttgggAAAACGTCCGTGACACAAGCGCAGACTCCATTCAACACCCAACCTGTCGTAAGCGGATTCCCCGAGCAGGTGACATACACAG CTGTGCAGAATATTTCTTCTCTACAATGCGGCACCGGGCAGCCGATGCAGACCACCATTGGACAGACGTTTCAGAGCATGGCAGGACAACCTCTGCAGAGCATCCCAGGGCAGCAGCTGCAGAACGTCACAACCCAGTCACTGCAGAACATCAACGCTCAACCAGTACAAAGTATTGTAACACATGCTCAAACAGCGCAGAGAGTGTCGACACCTTCAACTCCGCACATCCAGCAGCCCCTCACCCTACATACACAAAATATATCTCCCCAGCAGTTCCTGACCACTACGAGTGCAACTGTGAGTCCACATATCCAACAGGTCCCC GTCCTAATCCAACCTCACTTCATCAAGGCGGACTCGTTGCTGCTCACGGCCGTCAAGGCCGACGGTTCAGTAATGCCTACCATAAAGACATCTGGAATGACTTCTCTTACAACAAATACCACCATGCAGACAGCA GCTCTAGTCAGTGGGGGCACTATATTGACCACCATGCCACTGATGATGGATCCCGATAAATTGCCCATCAACCGTCTCACAGCCAGTGGCAAGATGGCGATGGTGAACGGCAAGGGGGAGAAGCGGACAGCCCACAACGCCATAGAGAAACGCTACCGGTCATCGATAAATGACAAGATTATAGAACTCAAGGACCTGGTGATGGGAACTGAGGCAAAG TTGAACAAATCTGCCATTTTGAAGAAGGCCATTGACTATATTCGATTCTTGCAGCAGAACAACGTGAAACTAAAGCAAGAAAACCTATTGCTCAAAATGGCCGCCCAGAAGAATA GTTCTTTGAAAGACCTTGTGGCTGGAAGCACCATTGTCATGGATGGGGTAAATGCAGACACAATGGATgttctcaccccaccaccatctgaTGTGGGCTCCCCGTCACACAGCGGCAGTCCAATCTCACAGTGTAACAGTGACTCGGAGCCAGACAGCCCCTTCTGTGAGGAAGCCAAG GTCCAAGTTAAGCAGGAGCTCCCGTCTCCTCAAAGTACTGGCATGCTGGACCGCTCCCGTATGGCTCTATGTGCGTTTGtctttctctgtctctccttCAATCCCCTGTCATTCCTCATGGGAGGCTCCAGGGGCCCCGAAATGGCAGAAAGCTCGTCATTCCATGGCAGTGGCCGGAGCATGCTGGGAACGGGATACCCAG AGCCTTCATTCTGGTCTAGTTGGTTGGTTCCATCAACACTCCTCTGGCCCATTAATTTTGCCATCGTTCTTGGGGTCTTCATTCGGCTTTTTATCTATGGTGAGCCGGTAACACGTCTTCACTCGGAGTCCTCTGTCCTCTTCTGGCGCCATCGGAAACAAGCAGACGTGGATCTCTCGCGG GGGGACTTTGCCCAAGCCTCCTTGCACCTTTGGACAGCTCTGAAAGCTTTAGGGAGACCCCTTCCTACTTCCAACTTTGATCTAAGCTGCAGCCTGATGTGGAGCTTGATCCGATATGTGCTCCAGCGCCTGTGGGTAGGACGCTGGCTGGCAGAACGCGCCGGGGGTTTCCGTAGGGACCACCAGCTGAAGGATGATGTTCGAAAGAGCTGCAGAGAAGCTGCTCTTGTTTACCATCGTCTTCACCAGCTGCATATGACCG GGAAGCATGCTGGAGGCCACCTGGCTGCGATAAATATGGCTCTGAGTGCTGTGAATTTGGCGGACTGCGCAGGAAATACCATTTCCGTGGCAACTCTTGCAGAGATCTATGTCGGGGCTGCTCTGAGAGTGAAGGCTAGCCTCCACCGCCGTTTCCACTTCCTAGCG CGTTTCTTCCTGTGCAGTGCCCGCCAGGTGTGCTTGGCACAAAGTGTCACTATACCTCCTGCCATGCAGTGGCTGTGCCACCCTCTGGGACATCGCTTTTTTGTTGATGGAGACTGGAGTGTGAGAAACTCACCCAGAGACACAATTTACAGCACCGCAGGAAGCACAG TGGATCCGTTGGCGCAGGTCACACAGGCATTTCGTGAACACCTGTTAGAGAAAGCATTGTACTGCGTGGCTGAGCCAGAGCAGAGCAAACCCCTGGCGGAGGGAGAACG AGAGTTCTCGGACGCCCTGGAGTATTTGCAGTTGCTAAATGGGTGCTCCGATGCAGCCGGTGTTCCCAACCATACGTtttccatcagctccaccatgacTACCTTCACAG GAACTGATCCAGTGGCAAAGTGGTGGGCGTCCGTCATCATCGTGGCTATTAACTGGCTTCAAGGAGACGACGAGGGTGCACAGAGATTGTACCCAGTAGTTGAATACATGCCGAAAGCCCTTCATATGCAAGA GAATCCTTTGCCGAAAGCTGCACTTTATGCCTTCAAAGCTGTACGGACGTTGTTGGGAAAGCAGGACAGCAGCCAGGTTAGCCTGGGCCAATGTGAGAAAGCCAGTGGCTACCTCCGGGAGAGCCTAAATTCAAGTCCTTCCAGCAGTGGCACCATAGATAAG GCAGTGCAGCTTCTCATATGTGACATCTTGCTAGTAACCAGGACAAATATCTGGCAACAGCAGCAACAGCAAAGCAGCCCAGCCCAGCAGTCCAGTGGCGTACATCCGGCATCCCCCCACGAGCTCCGGGGATTCCAGCTAGACCTGAGCAGTATGCGCCGACTGGCCCAGTTATTTCGCCCAGCCATGCGTAGG GTATTCCTGCACGAAGCCACAGCTCGCCTTATGGCTGGAGCAAGCCCTACACGTACACACCAACTGCTGGATCGAAGCCTGCGTAGGAGAGTCGCGCCATCTAGCAAAGAAG
- the SREBF1 gene encoding sterol regulatory element-binding protein 1 isoform X5 translates to MNIHEEIPGSLLLCHSRWQIGEGASKRSWTDVGSDMLQLIHGQENDFAGLFDSPFGTVNAPTQNVSLSLNTLEGLLAAPTEGTPIKMYPLSTSSFPGPQTQSHSQDNFGQQLKPATQNCVKDEPMQICTTPQTKIQPSSPQLQNGMFGKTSVTQAQTPFNTQPVVSGFPEQVTYTAVQNISSLQCGTGQPMQTTIGQTFQSMAGQPLQSIPGQQLQNVTTQSLQNINAQPVQSIVTHAQTAQRVSTPSTPHIQQPLTLHTQNISPQQFLTTTSATVSPHIQQVPVLIQPHFIKADSLLLTAVKADGSVMPTIKTSGMTSLTTNTTMQTAALVSGGTILTTMPLMMDPDKLPINRLTASGKMAMVNGKGEKRTAHNAIEKRYRSSINDKIIELKDLVMGTEAKLNKSAILKKAIDYIRFLQQNNVKLKQENLLLKMAAQKNSSLKDLVAGSTIVMDGVNADTMDVLTPPPSDVGSPSHSGSPISQCNSDSEPDSPFCEEAKVQVKQELPSPQSTGMLDRSRMALCAFVFLCLSFNPLSFLMGGSRGPEMAESSSFHGSGRSMLGTGYPEPSFWSSWLVPSTLLWPINFAIVLGVFIRLFIYGEPVTRLHSESSVLFWRHRKQADVDLSRGDFAQASLHLWTALKALGRPLPTSNFDLSCSLMWSLIRYVLQRLWVGRWLAERAGGFRRDHQLKDDVRKSCREAALVYHRLHQLHMTGKHAGGHLAAINMALSAVNLADCAGNTISVATLAEIYVGAALRVKASLHRRFHFLARFFLCSARQVCLAQSVTIPPAMQWLCHPLGHRFFVDGDWSVRNSPRDTIYSTAGSTVDPLAQVTQAFREHLLEKALYCVAEPEQSKPLAEGEREFSDALEYLQLLNGCSDAAGVPNHTFSISSTMTTFTGTDPVAKWWASVIIVAINWLQGDDEGAQRLYPVVEYMPKALHMQENPLPKAALYAFKAVRTLLGKQDSSQVSLGQCEKASGYLRESLNSSPSSSGTIDKAVQLLICDILLVTRTNIWQQQQQQSSPAQQSSGVHPASPHELRGFQLDLSSMRRLAQLFRPAMRRVFLHEATARLMAGASPTRTHQLLDRSLRRRVAPSSKEDMVRLVSCSVTLPTLPCQ, encoded by the exons GTCACTCCAGATGGCAGATAGGAGAGGGAGCTTCTAAAAGGAGCTGGACTGATGTTGGGTCTG ATATGCTCCAGCTGATTCACGGACAGGAAAATGACTTCGCTGGCCTGTTTGACTCGCCTTTTGGCACTGTTAATGCCCCCACGCAGAATGTCTCCCTATCGCTCAATACCCTGGAGGGTTTACTGGCCGCCCCTACGGAGGGTACACCTATAAAGATGTACCCCCTTTCTACGTCCAGCTTCCCAGGGCCTCAAACTCAGTCTCACTCTCAGGATAACTTCGGACAGCAGCTAAAACCTGCAACGCAGAACTGTGTGAAGGATGAGCCCATGCAGATCTGTACCACTCCGCAGACTAAGATCCAGCCGAGTTCACCCCaattgcagaatggaatgtttgggAAAACGTCCGTGACACAAGCGCAGACTCCATTCAACACCCAACCTGTCGTAAGCGGATTCCCCGAGCAGGTGACATACACAG CTGTGCAGAATATTTCTTCTCTACAATGCGGCACCGGGCAGCCGATGCAGACCACCATTGGACAGACGTTTCAGAGCATGGCAGGACAACCTCTGCAGAGCATCCCAGGGCAGCAGCTGCAGAACGTCACAACCCAGTCACTGCAGAACATCAACGCTCAACCAGTACAAAGTATTGTAACACATGCTCAAACAGCGCAGAGAGTGTCGACACCTTCAACTCCGCACATCCAGCAGCCCCTCACCCTACATACACAAAATATATCTCCCCAGCAGTTCCTGACCACTACGAGTGCAACTGTGAGTCCACATATCCAACAGGTCCCC GTCCTAATCCAACCTCACTTCATCAAGGCGGACTCGTTGCTGCTCACGGCCGTCAAGGCCGACGGTTCAGTAATGCCTACCATAAAGACATCTGGAATGACTTCTCTTACAACAAATACCACCATGCAGACAGCA GCTCTAGTCAGTGGGGGCACTATATTGACCACCATGCCACTGATGATGGATCCCGATAAATTGCCCATCAACCGTCTCACAGCCAGTGGCAAGATGGCGATGGTGAACGGCAAGGGGGAGAAGCGGACAGCCCACAACGCCATAGAGAAACGCTACCGGTCATCGATAAATGACAAGATTATAGAACTCAAGGACCTGGTGATGGGAACTGAGGCAAAG TTGAACAAATCTGCCATTTTGAAGAAGGCCATTGACTATATTCGATTCTTGCAGCAGAACAACGTGAAACTAAAGCAAGAAAACCTATTGCTCAAAATGGCCGCCCAGAAGAATA GTTCTTTGAAAGACCTTGTGGCTGGAAGCACCATTGTCATGGATGGGGTAAATGCAGACACAATGGATgttctcaccccaccaccatctgaTGTGGGCTCCCCGTCACACAGCGGCAGTCCAATCTCACAGTGTAACAGTGACTCGGAGCCAGACAGCCCCTTCTGTGAGGAAGCCAAG GTCCAAGTTAAGCAGGAGCTCCCGTCTCCTCAAAGTACTGGCATGCTGGACCGCTCCCGTATGGCTCTATGTGCGTTTGtctttctctgtctctccttCAATCCCCTGTCATTCCTCATGGGAGGCTCCAGGGGCCCCGAAATGGCAGAAAGCTCGTCATTCCATGGCAGTGGCCGGAGCATGCTGGGAACGGGATACCCAG AGCCTTCATTCTGGTCTAGTTGGTTGGTTCCATCAACACTCCTCTGGCCCATTAATTTTGCCATCGTTCTTGGGGTCTTCATTCGGCTTTTTATCTATGGTGAGCCGGTAACACGTCTTCACTCGGAGTCCTCTGTCCTCTTCTGGCGCCATCGGAAACAAGCAGACGTGGATCTCTCGCGG GGGGACTTTGCCCAAGCCTCCTTGCACCTTTGGACAGCTCTGAAAGCTTTAGGGAGACCCCTTCCTACTTCCAACTTTGATCTAAGCTGCAGCCTGATGTGGAGCTTGATCCGATATGTGCTCCAGCGCCTGTGGGTAGGACGCTGGCTGGCAGAACGCGCCGGGGGTTTCCGTAGGGACCACCAGCTGAAGGATGATGTTCGAAAGAGCTGCAGAGAAGCTGCTCTTGTTTACCATCGTCTTCACCAGCTGCATATGACCG GGAAGCATGCTGGAGGCCACCTGGCTGCGATAAATATGGCTCTGAGTGCTGTGAATTTGGCGGACTGCGCAGGAAATACCATTTCCGTGGCAACTCTTGCAGAGATCTATGTCGGGGCTGCTCTGAGAGTGAAGGCTAGCCTCCACCGCCGTTTCCACTTCCTAGCG CGTTTCTTCCTGTGCAGTGCCCGCCAGGTGTGCTTGGCACAAAGTGTCACTATACCTCCTGCCATGCAGTGGCTGTGCCACCCTCTGGGACATCGCTTTTTTGTTGATGGAGACTGGAGTGTGAGAAACTCACCCAGAGACACAATTTACAGCACCGCAGGAAGCACAG TGGATCCGTTGGCGCAGGTCACACAGGCATTTCGTGAACACCTGTTAGAGAAAGCATTGTACTGCGTGGCTGAGCCAGAGCAGAGCAAACCCCTGGCGGAGGGAGAACG AGAGTTCTCGGACGCCCTGGAGTATTTGCAGTTGCTAAATGGGTGCTCCGATGCAGCCGGTGTTCCCAACCATACGTtttccatcagctccaccatgacTACCTTCACAG GAACTGATCCAGTGGCAAAGTGGTGGGCGTCCGTCATCATCGTGGCTATTAACTGGCTTCAAGGAGACGACGAGGGTGCACAGAGATTGTACCCAGTAGTTGAATACATGCCGAAAGCCCTTCATATGCAAGA GAATCCTTTGCCGAAAGCTGCACTTTATGCCTTCAAAGCTGTACGGACGTTGTTGGGAAAGCAGGACAGCAGCCAGGTTAGCCTGGGCCAATGTGAGAAAGCCAGTGGCTACCTCCGGGAGAGCCTAAATTCAAGTCCTTCCAGCAGTGGCACCATAGATAAG GCAGTGCAGCTTCTCATATGTGACATCTTGCTAGTAACCAGGACAAATATCTGGCAACAGCAGCAACAGCAAAGCAGCCCAGCCCAGCAGTCCAGTGGCGTACATCCGGCATCCCCCCACGAGCTCCGGGGATTCCAGCTAGACCTGAGCAGTATGCGCCGACTGGCCCAGTTATTTCGCCCAGCCATGCGTAGG GTATTCCTGCACGAAGCCACAGCTCGCCTTATGGCTGGAGCAAGCCCTACACGTACACACCAACTGCTGGATCGAAGCCTGCGTAGGAGAGTCGCGCCATCTAGCAAAGAAG ATATGGTACGGTTGGTCAGCTGCAGCGTGACCCTCCCGACCCTCCCCTGTCAGTAA
- the SREBF1 gene encoding sterol regulatory element-binding protein 1 isoform X1 — protein sequence MNIHEEIPGSLLLCHSRWQIGEGASKRSWTDVGSDMLQLIHGQENDFAGLFDSPFGTVNAPTQNVSLSLNTLEGLLAAPTEGTPIKMYPLSTSSFPGPQTQSHSQDNFGQQLKPATQNCVKDEPMQICTTPQTKIQPSSPQLQNGMFGKTSVTQAQTPFNTQPVVSGFPEQVTYTAVQNISSLQCGTGQPMQTTIGQTFQSMAGQPLQSIPGQQLQNVTTQSLQNINAQPVQSIVTHAQTAQRVSTPSTPHIQQPLTLHTQNISPQQFLTTTSATVSPHIQQVPVLIQPHFIKADSLLLTAVKADGSVMPTIKTSGMTSLTTNTTMQTAALVSGGTILTTMPLMMDPDKLPINRLTASGKMAMVNGKGEKRTAHNAIEKRYRSSINDKIIELKDLVMGTEAKLNKSAILKKAIDYIRFLQQNNVKLKQENLLLKMAAQKNSSLKDLVAGSTIVMDGVNADTMDVLTPPPSDVGSPSHSGSPISQCNSDSEPDSPFCEEAKVQVKQELPSPQSTGMLDRSRMALCAFVFLCLSFNPLSFLMGGSRGPEMAESSSFHGSGRSMLGTGYPEPSFWSSWLVPSTLLWPINFAIVLGVFIRLFIYGEPVTRLHSESSVLFWRHRKQADVDLSRGDFAQASLHLWTALKALGRPLPTSNFDLSCSLMWSLIRYVLQRLWVGRWLAERAGGFRRDHQLKDDVRKSCREAALVYHRLHQLHMTGKHAGGHLAAINMALSAVNLADCAGNTISVATLAEIYVGAALRVKASLHRRFHFLARFFLCSARQVCLAQSVTIPPAMQWLCHPLGHRFFVDGDWSVRNSPRDTIYSTAGSTVDPLAQVTQAFREHLLEKALYCVAEPEQSKPLAEGEREFSDALEYLQLLNGCSDAAGVPNHTFSISSTMTTFTGTDPVAKWWASVIIVAINWLQGDDEGAQRLYPVVEYMPKALHMQENPLPKAALYAFKAVRTLLGKQDSSQVSLGQCEKASGYLRESLNSSPSSSGTIDKAVQLLICDILLVTRTNIWQQQQQQSSPAQQSSGVHPASPHELRGFQLDLSSMRRLAQLFRPAMRRVFLHEATARLMAGASPTRTHQLLDRSLRRRVAPSSKEAGTREMSPTAREHAEALLLACRYLPPSFLSAPGQRVGMLAEAARTLEKLGDKRTLQDCQQFILALGSGTTVTSS from the exons GTCACTCCAGATGGCAGATAGGAGAGGGAGCTTCTAAAAGGAGCTGGACTGATGTTGGGTCTG ATATGCTCCAGCTGATTCACGGACAGGAAAATGACTTCGCTGGCCTGTTTGACTCGCCTTTTGGCACTGTTAATGCCCCCACGCAGAATGTCTCCCTATCGCTCAATACCCTGGAGGGTTTACTGGCCGCCCCTACGGAGGGTACACCTATAAAGATGTACCCCCTTTCTACGTCCAGCTTCCCAGGGCCTCAAACTCAGTCTCACTCTCAGGATAACTTCGGACAGCAGCTAAAACCTGCAACGCAGAACTGTGTGAAGGATGAGCCCATGCAGATCTGTACCACTCCGCAGACTAAGATCCAGCCGAGTTCACCCCaattgcagaatggaatgtttgggAAAACGTCCGTGACACAAGCGCAGACTCCATTCAACACCCAACCTGTCGTAAGCGGATTCCCCGAGCAGGTGACATACACAG CTGTGCAGAATATTTCTTCTCTACAATGCGGCACCGGGCAGCCGATGCAGACCACCATTGGACAGACGTTTCAGAGCATGGCAGGACAACCTCTGCAGAGCATCCCAGGGCAGCAGCTGCAGAACGTCACAACCCAGTCACTGCAGAACATCAACGCTCAACCAGTACAAAGTATTGTAACACATGCTCAAACAGCGCAGAGAGTGTCGACACCTTCAACTCCGCACATCCAGCAGCCCCTCACCCTACATACACAAAATATATCTCCCCAGCAGTTCCTGACCACTACGAGTGCAACTGTGAGTCCACATATCCAACAGGTCCCC GTCCTAATCCAACCTCACTTCATCAAGGCGGACTCGTTGCTGCTCACGGCCGTCAAGGCCGACGGTTCAGTAATGCCTACCATAAAGACATCTGGAATGACTTCTCTTACAACAAATACCACCATGCAGACAGCA GCTCTAGTCAGTGGGGGCACTATATTGACCACCATGCCACTGATGATGGATCCCGATAAATTGCCCATCAACCGTCTCACAGCCAGTGGCAAGATGGCGATGGTGAACGGCAAGGGGGAGAAGCGGACAGCCCACAACGCCATAGAGAAACGCTACCGGTCATCGATAAATGACAAGATTATAGAACTCAAGGACCTGGTGATGGGAACTGAGGCAAAG TTGAACAAATCTGCCATTTTGAAGAAGGCCATTGACTATATTCGATTCTTGCAGCAGAACAACGTGAAACTAAAGCAAGAAAACCTATTGCTCAAAATGGCCGCCCAGAAGAATA GTTCTTTGAAAGACCTTGTGGCTGGAAGCACCATTGTCATGGATGGGGTAAATGCAGACACAATGGATgttctcaccccaccaccatctgaTGTGGGCTCCCCGTCACACAGCGGCAGTCCAATCTCACAGTGTAACAGTGACTCGGAGCCAGACAGCCCCTTCTGTGAGGAAGCCAAG GTCCAAGTTAAGCAGGAGCTCCCGTCTCCTCAAAGTACTGGCATGCTGGACCGCTCCCGTATGGCTCTATGTGCGTTTGtctttctctgtctctccttCAATCCCCTGTCATTCCTCATGGGAGGCTCCAGGGGCCCCGAAATGGCAGAAAGCTCGTCATTCCATGGCAGTGGCCGGAGCATGCTGGGAACGGGATACCCAG AGCCTTCATTCTGGTCTAGTTGGTTGGTTCCATCAACACTCCTCTGGCCCATTAATTTTGCCATCGTTCTTGGGGTCTTCATTCGGCTTTTTATCTATGGTGAGCCGGTAACACGTCTTCACTCGGAGTCCTCTGTCCTCTTCTGGCGCCATCGGAAACAAGCAGACGTGGATCTCTCGCGG GGGGACTTTGCCCAAGCCTCCTTGCACCTTTGGACAGCTCTGAAAGCTTTAGGGAGACCCCTTCCTACTTCCAACTTTGATCTAAGCTGCAGCCTGATGTGGAGCTTGATCCGATATGTGCTCCAGCGCCTGTGGGTAGGACGCTGGCTGGCAGAACGCGCCGGGGGTTTCCGTAGGGACCACCAGCTGAAGGATGATGTTCGAAAGAGCTGCAGAGAAGCTGCTCTTGTTTACCATCGTCTTCACCAGCTGCATATGACCG GGAAGCATGCTGGAGGCCACCTGGCTGCGATAAATATGGCTCTGAGTGCTGTGAATTTGGCGGACTGCGCAGGAAATACCATTTCCGTGGCAACTCTTGCAGAGATCTATGTCGGGGCTGCTCTGAGAGTGAAGGCTAGCCTCCACCGCCGTTTCCACTTCCTAGCG CGTTTCTTCCTGTGCAGTGCCCGCCAGGTGTGCTTGGCACAAAGTGTCACTATACCTCCTGCCATGCAGTGGCTGTGCCACCCTCTGGGACATCGCTTTTTTGTTGATGGAGACTGGAGTGTGAGAAACTCACCCAGAGACACAATTTACAGCACCGCAGGAAGCACAG TGGATCCGTTGGCGCAGGTCACACAGGCATTTCGTGAACACCTGTTAGAGAAAGCATTGTACTGCGTGGCTGAGCCAGAGCAGAGCAAACCCCTGGCGGAGGGAGAACG AGAGTTCTCGGACGCCCTGGAGTATTTGCAGTTGCTAAATGGGTGCTCCGATGCAGCCGGTGTTCCCAACCATACGTtttccatcagctccaccatgacTACCTTCACAG GAACTGATCCAGTGGCAAAGTGGTGGGCGTCCGTCATCATCGTGGCTATTAACTGGCTTCAAGGAGACGACGAGGGTGCACAGAGATTGTACCCAGTAGTTGAATACATGCCGAAAGCCCTTCATATGCAAGA GAATCCTTTGCCGAAAGCTGCACTTTATGCCTTCAAAGCTGTACGGACGTTGTTGGGAAAGCAGGACAGCAGCCAGGTTAGCCTGGGCCAATGTGAGAAAGCCAGTGGCTACCTCCGGGAGAGCCTAAATTCAAGTCCTTCCAGCAGTGGCACCATAGATAAG GCAGTGCAGCTTCTCATATGTGACATCTTGCTAGTAACCAGGACAAATATCTGGCAACAGCAGCAACAGCAAAGCAGCCCAGCCCAGCAGTCCAGTGGCGTACATCCGGCATCCCCCCACGAGCTCCGGGGATTCCAGCTAGACCTGAGCAGTATGCGCCGACTGGCCCAGTTATTTCGCCCAGCCATGCGTAGG GTATTCCTGCACGAAGCCACAGCTCGCCTTATGGCTGGAGCAAGCCCTACACGTACACACCAACTGCTGGATCGAAGCCTGCGTAGGAGAGTCGCGCCATCTAGCAAAGAAG